The Immundisolibacter sp. genome window below encodes:
- a CDS encoding MinD/ParA family protein — MLDAAVDQTHGLRGLLAPRPVRVIAVTGGKGGVGKTNVATNLGVALAQRGRGVMLLDADLGLANVDVLLGIKPRWTLAQVLSGERELAEVVVQGPAGLRIVPAASGVAGMADQPAAVYGGLIQAFGELTTDLDVMLVDTAAGVGEGVLSFARAAQDVLLVVCDEPASLTDAYALIKLLSTQHGVSRFRILANMVRRARDGRELFGKLLAVCDEYLDVVLEFVGVLPYDDYLRKAIQRRQTVMEAFPRSPSAFAFRQLAEQVENWPRACGASGHLEFFFERMVQPLSVAVGGEA, encoded by the coding sequence ATGCTTGATGCTGCTGTTGACCAGACCCACGGCCTGCGCGGTTTGCTGGCGCCCCGGCCGGTGCGGGTGATCGCCGTGACCGGCGGCAAGGGCGGCGTTGGCAAGACCAATGTGGCAACCAATCTTGGCGTCGCCCTGGCGCAGCGTGGGCGCGGCGTGATGCTGCTGGATGCGGACCTGGGCCTGGCCAACGTCGATGTGCTGCTGGGAATCAAGCCGCGCTGGACTTTGGCGCAGGTGTTGTCCGGTGAGCGCGAACTGGCGGAGGTCGTGGTGCAAGGCCCGGCCGGGCTGCGCATTGTGCCGGCCGCTTCGGGAGTGGCCGGCATGGCCGACCAGCCTGCGGCCGTCTATGGCGGGCTGATCCAGGCGTTTGGCGAGCTGACAACGGATCTGGACGTGATGCTGGTTGACACCGCCGCCGGCGTTGGCGAGGGCGTGCTCAGCTTCGCCCGCGCGGCACAGGATGTTTTGCTGGTGGTGTGTGACGAGCCAGCCTCGCTGACCGATGCCTACGCACTGATCAAGTTGCTCAGCACCCAGCATGGGGTGAGCCGGTTTCGGATACTGGCCAACATGGTTCGCCGCGCTCGGGATGGTCGTGAGTTGTTCGGCAAGCTGCTGGCGGTGTGCGACGAGTACCTGGACGTGGTGCTGGAGTTTGTCGGCGTGCTGCCTTACGACGATTACCTGCGCAAGGCCATTCAGCGCCGGCAGACCGTGATGGAGGCGTTTCCCCGCAGTCCGTCGGCGTTCGCCTTCAGGCAACTGGCCGAGCAGGTGGAGAACTGGCCGCGAGCCTGCGGCGCCAGCGGACATCTGGAGTTTTTCTTTGAGCGGATGGTGCAGCCCCTTTCGGTTGCTGTAGGAGGAGAAGCATGA
- a CDS encoding RNA polymerase sigma factor FliA: MNAVLAYKKAAKPDAAADQIDRLVREHAQLVKRIAYHLLARLPASVQVDDLIQAGMIGLMEAARRYDDGQGASFETYAGIRIRGTMLDELRRSGWLPRTALRKLRQLTEATRAAERELGGEAPPEAIARQLGMDMEAYFTLVREASEFGVLRFGDLAGEDEEPWENNIADASPGPQAQVEDEDLRERVAGAVGDLPPRERMVMSLYYEQELNLREIGEILGVSESRVCQIHGQALLRLRSRLGDRD, translated from the coding sequence ATGAATGCGGTTCTTGCGTACAAGAAAGCGGCCAAGCCTGATGCGGCTGCCGACCAGATCGACCGCCTGGTGCGTGAACACGCACAACTGGTCAAGCGCATTGCCTACCACTTGCTGGCACGACTGCCGGCCAGCGTGCAGGTGGATGACCTGATCCAGGCGGGCATGATCGGCTTGATGGAAGCGGCGCGTCGTTACGACGACGGTCAGGGGGCGAGTTTCGAGACCTACGCCGGCATTCGCATTCGCGGCACCATGCTGGATGAACTGCGCCGCAGTGGCTGGTTGCCCCGCACTGCTCTGCGCAAGCTGCGGCAACTGACCGAAGCGACCCGGGCGGCCGAGCGCGAGCTCGGCGGCGAGGCGCCGCCGGAAGCCATTGCGCGCCAGCTTGGCATGGATATGGAGGCCTATTTCACCCTGGTGCGAGAGGCCTCGGAGTTCGGCGTGTTGCGCTTCGGTGACCTCGCCGGCGAGGACGAGGAGCCCTGGGAGAACAACATCGCCGATGCCTCGCCAGGACCGCAGGCGCAGGTGGAGGACGAGGATTTGCGTGAGCGGGTCGCCGGTGCGGTGGGCGACTTGCCACCACGCGAACGCATGGTCATGTCGCTGTATTACGAGCAGGAACTGAACCTGCGGGAAATCGGCGAGATCCTGGGCGTGAGCGAGTCGCGGGTGTGCCAGATTCATGGCCAGGCCCTGCTGCGCCTGCGCAGCCGCCTGGGCGATCGGGACTGA